In Erigeron canadensis isolate Cc75 chromosome 8, C_canadensis_v1, whole genome shotgun sequence, the DNA window GCATCAAAAAATATTGTCAATTCTTTAATTTGTTAGCTAGCTTTCTAAATATGCATGCAAATTTTGTAAGAATCATagcaaacaaaaataattgaacatcaaaatacatttattattatgataataaCCATTTCGAAACAGAAACAATAGAAAGTGAGGTTAGCAACCTAATTAAAGTTGGACAAGATTCATTATATAGCTAAATGATTGATTGAAAGACGACGATCGAGACCTAATTAGCTAGACATACATGATCGAACCTTGTATCTATTCGGATGATGAGATACACGTacgatatatataatatatatcaaactcATGCCGCGACTTCAATGGTGTGGTTAGGCACATGAGGTTGAACAACCAATCGATCATCAATAACATTGTTGGTTTCGTTTAATTTTGCAACAACCGGGATAGAACACATCAACGTGCTTAGCTTCACGACATCGATGATTTCTTGATCTTTCTTTTCTTGGGTTTTTATTTCTTCGGTCTCAATGTTCTTTGTAATTTCTAATCCTGACGACACCTTTTCATCACTAACCggctttttgtttttgtacaCAAAGTAAAGGATGATTTGGACAACCCCAAAGGTGAATCCAAGTACGTTTGGAATCTGTAACATATATAAAAGGTAATAATTCATCACTTATTTTACACAAACACGAAAACgatgagttttttttctttttccaaaagtTATTTTATTACATACCGCAATGTTGAAATCGTGAAGAAGTAGACCGTAAAAGAACCATGTAACCGCATTCATGGTGAGGGCGACTGATAGCAGAATGGGCATGTACTCCacactttttgttttgattACTTGTCtctgaaagaagaagaaatttttttttgttacgagtattatttttaatattctaTAAGCTTGTTgaattgtgttatatatatgtaattaataaaCGTACGTACGTACCACGACACCTAAGGGGGCAACAAAAACACACAAGGAGAACACAAGGCAAATCCATCCAACTATTGCAACACGGTTAGCCCCGTGAGCAAGAAACTGAGTTAGGCCAACAATCAATCCGAAACCAACCACTATTATCAATCCGACTAACTTCAGGCTTTCCATCTGCATTAACAAAAAccaataaaatcattttttggtTATTGCCGGCCTTAATTTAATCTTATGAAAATTAAGGCTAGACATATATAATAAGAAGATTTGTTAGTTATAATCGCGTACCTTGGATTTTTTTGGCGCATAAAAGAGGTAGAAGCAAATGTAGAAGGTTTGAATGAAGCAGCCAACGGAGTTAATAGTGATGAGAAGCATCGCATTGGCCTTAAGCAATGCGTAATATATCCAAAGCATCGCGCTAAATAAGCTCACGACATAAGGCACTGATTGGAACCCTTCTGTTGATTTCTTTTTGTAGATTTTATAGAATGTTGGCCTGCGATTTATAGATCAAATcacttttaagaaaaaaactaagaaaTTAAGAATGTCTAGCTAGTACTGTAATAATTAACAAAGGGGTTTACTCACAAAGGGGAAAGAAACACCATGAATGATACCACATTgcctaaaaacatataaaagacaCAATACGTTAGTAAAACTCCTTAACATATAAGGtatattattatcatcttaAGTATAGGCCGGTGtcataaattaacaaaaatgcATTAGCTAAATATCCTTGCAAATTTCACCAATCACTATATATATTGGTCTtcattatatatgattaaaagaatatttggaaaataatacatttttaatttgtatctaatattatattatacaatatatatgcaTGGAAATGTTCTCATGCATACCGAAGAAACTACAATAGAGagaaagtatatattatataccaAGAAGACCAAATGCAAGAGTAAGATGGGCAAAGCTTGCTTCGTTCAACATCTTGTGTATCAATTAATTAAGTTTTCACACACACTCAAAATATAGACAAAGAGACTCAAATCAATTAAGAGAATTAATTCTACAAACAAATTCTCTCTTTGTTTgtctctcttttctttctcttaatTGGTCTAATTAGTACTGATGAGTGGTGCAAATGAAGGGGTTGTGTGAAGGGTATATATAGGGCAAAATGAAGGAATGAATGAGGAGGGTAGTGGGGTCATTAACAACATAGCCATGTAATTTCTTTACTTAAAAAGCTAttaagagaaagaaagaagcTAAAATTGTTATTAGCATTGAGTGGACTACACATACAATTGTGAACAAGTACGTGTTGATGGCCTTTTTCTCCCCTTCCCTACATAATCACTCGTTTCTCCACCTAAACTTTACAAATCTCCTTTACATTCGAACCCTTcaattattttttcattataaGTTTCCAAAGCCCaaaaggtgtttttttttttttttgggtcaGAGAAAGTTACTTCCTTGCCTAAGATGGTGTtcatttttaattctatatacCTAGCTATCTCACCTAATTAATTAGATTTAAAACCAAGCTAGACTAAGTTATCGTAATGGCCCAGATGCCTTGATGGCTTCGAATTTCATTAAGTAAACATTTAAGCTAGTCAGTAAAATAGTTTTGAAATGACCACTAAAATATCATGCATGTGGTCAAAATGTATACACATGAATAAAGATTTATTTTCCCTTAAATAACATGAATATGAATGGGGCAATGATCCGTACACCGTCTAATTTTAGCCGTACACCACTAAATGTGCATAAGAATGTTATACAGTACAACACTGTGAAGTATGATTGGTGGTGTACGGTTAAAACTAAGTGGTATACAGATCGTCACCCATATGAAAATCTCATCCATTTAGTTGCTAGCTAGagtaaaggaaaagaaagaaatcgCCCACTATGAACGAGGAATGTTAAGATGTAGGTAGACTTTTTTAATTTAGGTAGAGAGGTTGTTTCTACTTCtatttaaatgatgaaaaaaGACCTCTAACCTTTGTATGAGATGAAAATCGAACTTTTAATCTATGTCTCCAAAACTCAAAGTATTTACCACTGATTTAAATCACGCTATGTATATATGAGACTTGCAATACTTTATTTTTGGCGATATTATAAGTAATGGTTGTAACACGGGCTCTTCACAAAGACACactaaataaacaatatatttcttttactttttatgtaaTGAACAAACTTTTTAGCATATACAGTTTGTCATCATTAAGTATTACTGTACTAAATTACTGCTATAAATAATATGCTATATTGAGCAGCTTTTACATGTGCGCGCGGTGAATAGTTTGCGAGGCAATTTCTTCTCTTTGTTGttatggtgttttttttttttctttctttgatgaACTGATGCTTGTATTTTGTGGTGTGGTGTTTGATATGGACTAATTCTTTATTGGTTCACcgagtataataataattgctTTGTTGGTcgttaaaaaaaagattataactTTTAGTTGTGCGATGAACAGTACATATACGCGacaatttctttctttgttttaaattattttcatgTTAGAAGTTTTTCATGGTCATATATAGATGTACGTATTTTAACAATAATGTAAGTATTCTTTAATCTTTACTTTAcatgtattaaaaaattaaacaatcttttcaaaatatatatatatatatatatatatatgtcatcatTATATGGAGTAGTATAGA includes these proteins:
- the LOC122578671 gene encoding bidirectional sugar transporter SWEET10-like, with product MLNEASFAHLTLAFGLLGNVVSFMVFLSPLPTFYKIYKKKSTEGFQSVPYVVSLFSAMLWIYYALLKANAMLLITINSVGCFIQTFYICFYLFYAPKKSKMESLKLVGLIIVVGFGLIVGLTQFLAHGANRVAIVGWICLVFSLCVFVAPLGVVRQVIKTKSVEYMPILLSVALTMNAVTWFFYGLLLHDFNIAIPNVLGFTFGVVQIILYFVYKNKKPVSDEKVSSGLEITKNIETEEIKTQEKKDQEIIDVVKLSTLMCSIPVVAKLNETNNVIDDRLVVQPHVPNHTIEVAA